A genomic region of Phragmites australis chromosome 2, lpPhrAust1.1, whole genome shotgun sequence contains the following coding sequences:
- the LOC133900099 gene encoding brassinosteroid LRR receptor kinase BRI1-like gives MVSRWLIVLLVFVTAAAAAVLDDLQLLEQFKAAVPNGTALTGWNSSNGACSFPGVDCKNGRVTSVSLTGVELNANFSAAARTLLQLSSVEAITVRDANITGVLSTVKGVECGEKLSLLDFSGNPWLMGSVADMAALTSICRGLRVLNFSGDGVGVVNAVGEGGMAFAGLEILDLSRNMISGEVLQWMVSAGAGGVRWLDLSNNEISGEVPAFINCTRLQYLDLSGNLISGSVAAGVLSGCGNLSSLNLSGNSLVGMFPPDIARLMSLTAINLSNNNFSGEIPAKVFVNLPKLRTLALSFNYLNSSIPDAVSMLPELEILDLSSNSLSGTIPATLCSSNITSKVQVLYLQNNYLTGGIPEAISNCTSLVSLDLSLNYITGHIPSSLGMLSGLRDLVLWQNALVGEIPDSLSRILALENLILDYNALSGIIPPSLANCTELKWMSLASNRLSGTIPSWLGGLVKLQFLSLGDNSFSGPIPSELGDCMSLLWLDLSGNQLKGDIPPELAKQSGKMGPLTITRQFWFLHNGEKSNYQCHGSGGLLDLTGIRHGDLSRMQSKKACNFTLIDMSAMVPVSHRNFSMIFLDLSFNQLDSEIPMDLGSMYYLTILNLGHNRLSGVIPAELAGAKRLTVLDLSHNMLEGRIPSSFETLSLSEVDLSNNRLSGTVPELGSLPTFPASQFENNSGLCGFPLPPCEHSAVSTSQSKSHKRQASLASSIVAAFFLLLFTLVICLYQRKKSKAHNANEAFRSQGNLFSIWNFNGRYAYKQIVEATESFDEKYCMGRGDHGSVYKVELPTGEIFAVKKIRKTENDNLKNEELFSREIEALVQIRHRNIVKLYGYCSTDQDKFLVYEYMERGSLSAILMTNISAIELDWDKRLNIAKGVAHALSYLHHDCSTPIVHRDITSNNILIDLEFRACVSDFGLAKILSFGAPVYTRLAGTTGYRAPELAYTTRVTEKCDVYSFGVVVLELFMGSHPGDLLSTLLRTTRKSLSLKDLLDTRLPLPEGETAREIFGLVTVALWCLDPNPATRPTMHSGMKKLSALLRTGDVDYLHTDIFNTGRT, from the exons ATGGTTTCACGGTGGTTGATAGTGCTGCTCGTCTTCGTCACGGCAGCCGCCGCGGCGGTGCTGGACGACTTACAGCTGCTGGAGCAATTCAAGGCCGCCGTGCCGAATGGCACGGCTCTCACCGGCTGGAACAGCAGCAACGGTGCTTGCAGCTTCCCCGGCGTCGACTGCAAGAACGGCAGGGTCACGTCAGTGTCCCTCACCGGTGTCGAGCTCAACGCCAACTTTAGTGCTGCGGCACGCACTCTGCTGCAGCTGAGCAGTGTGGAGGCGATCACAGTCCGTGATGCCAACATTACCGGCGTGCTCTCGACGGTGAAGGGAGTGGAATGTGGGGAGAAGCTGTCCTTGCTTGACTTTTCCGGTAATCCTTGGCTTATGGGTTCTGTGGCCGACATGGCTGCATTGACCAGCATTTGCCGTGGGTTAAGGGTGCTGAATTTTTCCGGTGACGGAGTTGGTGTTGTGAATGCTGTTGGGGAAGGTGGCATGGCATTTGCAGGGCTGGAGATTCTTGACCTTTCCAGAAACATGATCTCTGGGGAAGTTCTCCAGTGGATGGTTAGTGCCGGTGCTGGTGGAGTGCGGTGGCTGGACCTCTCCAATAACGAGATCTCTGGGGAAGTTCCAGCATTCATCAACTGCACTAGATTGCAGTACCTCGACCTCTCCGGCAATCTCATATCTGGCAGCGTGGCAGCAGGGGTCCTGTCCGGATGCGGCAACCTGAGCTCGCTCAACCTCTCTGGCAACAGTCTTGTAGGCATGTTCCCACCAGATATTGCGCGCCTCATGTCACTTACTGCCATAAACCTATCAAACAACAACTTTTCTGGCGAGATTCCAGCCAAGGTTTTTGTCAATCTTCCTAAGCTTAGGACGCTTGCCCTTTCCTTCAACTATCTCAATAGCTCCATCCCAGATGCAGTCAGCATGCTTCCAGAGCTTGAGATACTTGACCTCAGCTCCAACTCGCTCTCTGGCACCATCCCAGCCACCCTCTGCTCCTCAAACATCACCAGCAAGGTCCAAGTGTTATACCTGCAGAACAACTACCTCACCGGTGGCATCCCTGAGGCCATCTCTAACTGCACTAGTCTTGTTTCACTTGACCTCAGCCTTAACTATATCACCGGGCACATTCCCTCATCCCTTGGCATGCTCTCTGGCCTTCGTGACCTGGTCCTTTGGCAGAACGCACTGGTGGGCGAGATACCAGACTCTCTGTCCAGAATTCTTGCACTTGAGAATCTCATTCTTGATTACAATGCTCTTTCCGGCATCATCCCTCCGAGCTTGGCGAATTGCACTGAGCTCAAATGGATGTCGCTTGCCAGCAACCGGCTTTCTGGGACAATACCTTCCTGGCTCGGTGGACTTGTCAAGCTTCAGTTCTTGAGTCTGGGTGATAATTCGTTCTCAGGGCCAATACCGTCGGAGCTGGGCGACTGCATGAGTCTGCTATGGTTGGACCTGAGTGGTAATCAATTGAAAGGGGATATACCACCGGAGCTGGCAAAGCAGTCTGGAAAAATGGGACCCCTTACTATCACACGACAGTTCTGGTTCTTGCACAATGGCGAAAAAAGTAATTATCAATGCCATGGCTCAGGAGGTTTGCTCGATCTCACAGGCATCCGACATGGTGATCTGAGTCGGATGCAAAGTAAGAAGGCATGCAACTTCACATTAATTGACATGTCAGCCATGGTGCCGGTCAGCCACAGAAATTTTTCAATGATATTTCTGGATTTGTCATTTAATCAGCTTGACTCAGAGATCCCGATGGATCTTGGGAGCATGTATTACCTCACGATCTTGAACCTTGGGCACAACAGGCTCTCAGGTGTTATCCCTGCTGAGCTTGCTGGCGCCAAGCGGCTCACGGTGCTTGACCTTTCTCATAACATGCTGGAGGGACGAATACCCAGCTCATTCGAGACTCTATCGCTGTCGGAGGTTGATCTATCGAACAACAGGTTGAGTGGAACAGTTCCAGAACTTGGGTCGCTCCCCACATTTCCTGCAAGTCAGTTTGAGAACAACTCCGGCTTGTGTGGGTTCCCACTCCCACCGTGCGAGCACAGTGCTGTCAGCACCAGTCAGTCCAAATCCCACAAGAGGCAGGCATCCCTTGCTAGCAGCATCGTGGCAGCGTTTTTTCTCTTGCTGTTCA CACTAGTGATATGCCTATATCAAAGGAAGAAATCCAAGGCACATAATGCGAACGAAGCTTTTAGATCACAGGGAAATCTATTCTCTATCTGGAACTTCAATGGACGATATGCGTACAAGCAGATTGTGGAAGCAACGGAGAGCTTTGATGAAAAATATTGCATGGGAAGAGGAGATCACGGATCTGTCTACAAAGTTGAATTACCAACAGGCGAAATTTTTGCAGTAAAGAAGATACGGAAAACAGAAAATGATAATTTGAAAAATGAGGAACTGTTCAGTCGTGAAATAGAGGCCTTGGTGCAGATACGACACCGGAACATTGTGAAGCTCTATGGATATTGCTCCACTGATCAAGATAAGTTTCTTGTATATGAATATATGGAGAGAGGAAGCCTATCAGCTATTCTCATGACCAACATAAGTGCTATCGAGCTGGATTGGGATAAGCGGCTAAATATTGCCAAGGGTGTGGCCCATGCTCTATCTTACTTGCACCATGATTGTTCAACTCCGATAGTCCACCGAGATATAACAAGCAATAACATTTTGATTGATCTGGAGTTCAGGGCATGTGTATCTGACTTTGGTTTAGCTAAAATACTGAGCTTTGGTGCACCGGTCTATACAAGGCTCGCCGGGACAACAGGGTATCGTGCGCCAG AGCTTGCGTATACGACGAGGGTGACTGAGAAATGCGACGTCTACAGCTTTGGCGTGGTTGTTCTTGAGCTGTTCATGGGATCCCATCCCGGTGATCTTCTTTCGACGCTCTTGCGCACGACCAGGAAAAGCCTATCGCTGAAGGATCTGCTAGACACCCGGCTCCCGCTTCCTGAAGGTGAGACAGCAAGAGAAATCTTTGGGCTTGTCACGGTCGCCCTCTGGTGCTTAGACCCCAACCCAGCGACCCGTCCGACAATGCATTCTGGCATGAAGAAGCTTTCTGCACTGCTGAGAACAGGGGATGTTGATTACCTGCATACTGACATCTTTAACACTGGACGCACTTAG